In Geobacter anodireducens, a genomic segment contains:
- a CDS encoding lysine transporter LysE has protein sequence MTNLSVFLVSVVLVTVAPGPDIIQVLTRGVSQGRMAGLAAAAGFSTGCIFHTTLAAVGVSALIRSSEVAFTLIKLAGAFYLIYIGIGSLRNRRAALVGEPAGFDALGAIYRQSIVANILNPKVTLFFLAFLPQFVSPASATPGLQLMGLGIIFMVVTIIIFGAVAIFAGLIGDWLRRRPAVAGRLQVLAGVTFIGLGIRVALPDVR, from the coding sequence ATGACAAATCTCAGTGTGTTCCTTGTTTCCGTTGTTCTCGTCACCGTTGCACCGGGGCCCGATATCATCCAGGTTCTCACCCGGGGAGTAAGCCAGGGGCGGATGGCCGGCCTGGCTGCCGCGGCCGGTTTCAGCACCGGCTGTATCTTCCACACGACTCTCGCGGCGGTGGGAGTGTCGGCCCTCATCCGGTCCTCTGAGGTGGCATTCACCCTGATCAAGCTTGCCGGGGCCTTTTATCTGATCTACATCGGCATCGGGTCGCTGCGGAACCGGAGAGCTGCCCTGGTGGGCGAGCCGGCCGGCTTCGACGCCCTGGGGGCCATCTACCGCCAGAGCATAGTGGCAAACATCCTCAATCCCAAGGTAACCCTCTTTTTTCTCGCGTTCCTGCCCCAGTTCGTGTCCCCCGCGTCGGCAACTCCAGGCCTTCAGCTCATGGGGCTCGGCATCATCTTCATGGTCGTGACAATCATCATCTTCGGCGCCGTGGCCATTTTTGCGGGACTCATCGGGGATTGGCTCAGACGTCGACCTGCCGTTGCCGGACGGCTCCAGGTCCTGGCCGGCGTCACCTTCATCGGCCTCGGCATCCGCGTGGCACTGCCCGATGTCCGCTGA
- a CDS encoding ketose-bisphosphate aldolase → MTAQYSAEFEKALQVGRPPNIRALFPNSKALIVSGKVVDRAMLAKGKAIAMAANGRNYFVIRGALMAAQRANCPLIIEIAKSEGGQKAYCAVNYWNMARIVDALCNELGITVPVAIHADHYGIKNEKDLNAAKVEIPTMFEAGITSIAIDASHLPDDRNLLANLAINPFIPSWAGLETEVGEIKGNTGLSTVDEAKFLIQGLNAHGIFPDWIALNNGTTHGLEASDAGIQVGLTAEIHKALEPYRVNGAQHGTSGNSSERLRAIADETATTKANVATALQMISWGLEVNDYGNAQLDAGGNFIKKSDAGMSDELWAEMVAHAEGKGWKKGDYKNLNLPFENKLLAQPREIRERMAKGVEEFAYKMMTEVLNARDTAPYAIEAILAAGSHDVGAKGSRIEDPALWTEARIIERAKSIVGDKGAEGNFDD, encoded by the coding sequence ATGACAGCCCAGTACTCCGCCGAATTCGAGAAGGCCCTGCAGGTCGGCCGCCCCCCCAATATCCGGGCTCTTTTCCCCAACTCCAAGGCCCTCATCGTGAGCGGCAAGGTTGTGGACCGGGCCATGCTCGCCAAGGGAAAGGCCATCGCCATGGCCGCCAACGGCCGCAACTACTTCGTCATTCGCGGAGCACTGATGGCCGCCCAGCGGGCCAACTGCCCGCTCATCATCGAAATCGCCAAGTCGGAGGGGGGCCAGAAGGCTTACTGCGCCGTCAATTACTGGAACATGGCCCGCATCGTCGACGCCCTCTGCAACGAGCTGGGGATCACCGTGCCGGTGGCCATCCACGCCGACCACTACGGCATCAAGAACGAAAAGGACCTGAACGCCGCCAAGGTGGAGATTCCGACCATGTTCGAGGCGGGCATCACCTCCATCGCCATCGACGCCTCCCACCTGCCGGACGACCGGAACCTGCTGGCCAACCTGGCCATCAATCCGTTCATCCCGTCCTGGGCCGGCCTTGAGACCGAGGTGGGCGAGATCAAGGGGAACACGGGGCTCTCCACGGTGGACGAGGCGAAATTCCTCATTCAGGGGCTCAATGCCCACGGCATCTTCCCCGACTGGATCGCCCTGAACAACGGCACCACCCACGGCCTGGAGGCGTCGGATGCCGGTATCCAGGTGGGGCTCACCGCCGAGATCCACAAGGCCCTGGAACCCTACCGGGTCAACGGGGCCCAGCACGGCACCTCGGGCAACAGCTCCGAGCGGCTCCGGGCCATCGCCGATGAAACTGCCACCACCAAGGCCAACGTGGCCACCGCGCTCCAGATGATCTCCTGGGGGCTTGAAGTGAACGATTACGGCAATGCCCAACTTGATGCCGGCGGCAATTTCATCAAGAAGTCCGATGCCGGCATGAGCGACGAGCTGTGGGCCGAGATGGTGGCACATGCCGAAGGCAAAGGCTGGAAGAAGGGGGACTACAAGAACCTGAACCTTCCCTTCGAGAACAAGCTGCTGGCGCAGCCCAGGGAGATCCGCGAACGGATGGCCAAGGGGGTCGAGGAGTTCGCCTACAAGATGATGACCGAGGTGCTCAACGCCCGTGACACGGCACCTTACGCCATAGAGGCGATTCTCGCGGCCGGTTCCCACGACGTGGGGGCAAAGGGAAGCCGTATAGAGGATCCGGCCCTCTGGACCGAAGCCCGTATCATCGAGCGGGCGAAATCAATTGTGGGTGACAAGGGCGCTGAAGGTAATTTCGACGATTAG